Genomic window (Caldinitratiruptor microaerophilus):
CCTCAACCCGCGGTACCTCCTGGGCGGACGTGTGGCCATCGACTATGCGGCCGCCGAGCGGGCGGTCGGCCGGCTGGCCCAGGGGCTCGGCGTCCCCGCGGTGGAGGCCGCCATGGGCGTGCTGCGGGTGGTCAATTCGAACATGGCCCGGGCGATCCGGGCGGTGTCGGTCGACAAGGGTGAGGACCCCCGGTCCTACGTGCTCCTCGCCTTTGGCGGTGCCGGCCCCGTCCACGCGGCGGAGCTGGCGGCCGAGCTGGGCATGAGCACGGTACTCGTCCCTACCAGGCCCGGCATCCTGTGCGCCATGGGCCTCCTGGCTACGGACCTGCGGAGCGATTACGTCCGCTCGCGGGTGCTGCCGGCGGTGCCCGAGGCCGTACCCGAAGTGAACCGGGTCTTCGCCGAGATGGAGGCGCTGGCCGGAGACTGGCTCGACCGGGAAGGGGTTCCGCCGGAGAAGCGCCGGTTCGTCCGGAGCGTGGACATGCGGTACAGCCGGCAGAACCACGAGCTCCCCGTGGCGGTCCCGGACGGCGAGTTCACCGTGCAGGTCCTCGAACAGGTCGTCGGTGATTTCCACCTCGGCCACGAGAAGAACTACGGCTTCGCCGACCCGTCCTCTCCCGTCCACTTCGTGAACTTCCGCTTGGTGGCCATGGGCGACGCGCCGAAGCTCCCGATCGCCGCGCTGGCGAAGGGCACCGGTACGCCTCCGCCCGACGCCGTGCTCGAGCGCCGGCCGGTCTTCTTCCCGGCCGCGGGGGACTACGTCGAGACCCCGGTCTACGCGCGCGATCACCTGCGGGCCGGCGACCGGTTTGAAGGGCCTGCGATCGTCGAGCAACTCGACACCACCACGGTCGTTCCGCCCGGCTGCGCGGTGACCGTGGACGCATACGGCAACCTGGTCGTGGAGGTGGGACGGGCGTGAACGGAGGTCCATCCGCTCGTGCGCAACTCGATCCGGTAACCGTCCAGGTGCTGGGCAACTACTTCATGTCGATCGCCGAGGAGATGGGCGCCCGGCTGATCCGGTCCTCGTACTCCTCGAACATCAAAGAGCGGGCGGACTGCTCGGCCGCCCTCTTCGACCGGGACGGGAACGTGATCGCCCAGGCCGACCACATCCCCATGCACATGGGCTCCATGCTCGGCATCGTGCGGGCCATCAAGGCGCGCTACGGCGAGTCCGGCGTAAGGCCGGGCGACATGTTCGTGACGAACGACCCGTACAGCGGCGGCGGCACCCACCTCCCGGACATCACCGTGGCCGCTCCGGTCTTCTACGAAGGCGAGCTGGTTGGCTTCGCCGCCAACATCGCACACCACTCCGACGTCGGCGGCCGGGTCCCGGGTAGCAACTCGGGCGACTCCACCAGTATCTACCAGGAGGGGCTGCGCATCCCGCTGGTGCGCCTGGTCAGCGAAGGCCGGTTGCAGACGGAGATCCTCGACTTCATCCTGCTCAACTCCCGGTTGCCCCGGGAGCGGGAGGGCGACATCCAGGCCCAGATCGCCGCCAACCGCGTGGGCGTGGAACGGCTCCAGGAGGCGTGCCGGCGGTACGGGGTGGCCACGGTCACCGGGGCCATGGTCGGCCTGCTCGACTACGCCGAGCGCCGGATCCGTCTCGCCATCGAGAAGGTGCCCGACGGCACCTACACGTTCACGGACTACATGGACGACGACGGGATCACCGACGAGCCCATCCCAATCACCGTCACCGTCCGCGTTCAGGGTGACAGCATCCACCTGGACTTCACCGGCTCGGGCCGGCACGCCGGAGGCGCCATCAACATCGTCCGGACCGCCCTGGAGGCGACGGTGTACTTCGCCTTGAAGGCGGCCCTCGACCCCGACATCCCGGCGAACGGAGGCTACCACCGGGCGATCCGGATCACGGCGCCCGAGGGCACCATCGTCAACGCGGTGCCGCCGGCCGCGGTCGCGGGCCGCACCGATACGGCCCAGCGGATCGTGGACACGGTCCTGGGCGCGCTCGCGCAGGCCATTCCCGACCGGATTCCCGCCGCCTGCCACAGCGCCATGTCCGCGGTCATGTTCGCCGGGTTCGACGCGGAGGGGGCCAACTACTTTGTGTACCCGGAGACCATCGGCGGCGGGTTCGGCGCCCGGCCCTCGAAGGACGGCATGGATGGGGTGCAGGTCCACGTGACGAACTCCTCCAACCTCCCCGTCGAGGCGCTCGAGCTCGAGTACCCCCTTCTCATCGAGCACTACGGCCTCATCCCCGACTCCGGCGGACCGGGGCGGTGGCGCGGCGGCCTCGGGATCCGCCGGGATATCCGGATCCTGGGCCGCGACGTCGAGTTCTCGTCCCACGCCGACCGCCAGAAGTTCGCCCCCTGGGGGCTAGAGGGAGGGATGCCGGCGAAGGCGGGTCGCTTCGTGATCAACCCTGGCACCCCCCAGGAGCGCAGGCTGGCGTCCGGGAAGGTGTCGCACGTCCGCCTCGCTCCGGGCGATGTCCTCAGCGCCCAGACGCCCGGCGGCGGCGGGTTTGGCGACCCGCTGGAGCGGGAACCCGAGCGGGTCGCGCAGGACGTGCTGGAGCGGAAAGTCAGCGTCCGGGCGGCGCGGGAGGTCTACGGCGTCGTCGTGGACGCCGAGGGGCGTCTCGACCTGGAAGCCACCGCGCGCCTCCGCCAGGAGCTGCGTGGCGCCCGGAACCAGCAGGCTGGCTTCTTTCCCAGCGTCTAACCCCGCGAAAAGGCAGGTCATGTAGACATGCTGACCGTTCGCTTCCTGAACCAGGACGACGTGATCGCTTGCGGCGGGGCCGACATGGCCGCTGCCGTGCAGGACATCGAGAACGTGTTCGCGCTCCATGCCCGGGGTGACGTGGTGCTTCCCTCCAAGACCGTGTTGCGCTGGGGGGGTATCGAGTCCGAGTACTCGCACGGGCGCATCAACGCCATGCCGGCGTACGTGGGCGGCGACGTGCACATGGCCGGCATCAAGTGGATCTCCGGTTTCCCCAAGAACCCCTTCACGAACGGGTTGCCGAGGGCCGTCGGCATCACCATCCTCAACGATCCGGACACGGGCGTTCCCCTGGCCATCATGGACGGGACGCTGATCAGCGCCGTGCGAACCGGCGCCGTGACGGGCGTGGCCGCCAAGTACCTGGCCCGCCCGGACAGCGAGATCGCCGGGATCATCGGGACGGGCGTGCAGAGCCGGACCCAGCTCAGGGCCCTCAAAGTTGTCCTCCCGGCGCTGAAGGAGGTGAAGGCCTTCGACGTGGACCGGGGCCGCCGCGAGCGGTTCGCGGAGGAAATGTCCGCGGACCTCGGAATCGAGGTGAGGCCGGTGAACTCCGCCGAGGAGGCTGTCCGCGGCAGCCAGGTACTCGTCACGGCCACCACTTCGAAGGAGCCCGTCGTCAAGGCGGAGTGGATCGAACCCGGGCTCTTCTACTCCGCCGTGGGCGGCCATGAATTCGAGTATGCGGTGGCCGACCGGGCGAGCAAGATCGTCGTCGACAACTGGGAGGAGATCAAGCACCGGGGCAGCCAGACGCTGTGCTTCATGCACCGGGAAGGCCTCCTGCCCGACGATCGCATCCACGCCGAACTGGGCGAGGTGGTGATCGGCCGCAAGGCGGGCCGGCAGAGCGCCGGCGAGTTCATCCTCTTCGCCTCGGTCGGGATGGGCCTGGAGGACGTGGCCGTCGCCAGCCGGGTCCTGCGCACGGCCAGGGAACGAGGGATCGGTAGCGATCTGGTGCTGTGGCGGGAGCCGTTCTCGAAGTGATATTCGAGCGGGCTACCCACCCCACGGAAGCGGGGTGGGTGGCCGGTACGAGATCGCGCGAAAACGTGGGAGCTGACGTATGCGTCTGGCGAGTCATCCGGTTCTCGGACCCGTGCCCCGGGGCGAGCCCGTCACGATCTACGTGGAAGGCCGGCCGGTCGAGGCCCACGCCGGCGAACCGCTGGCCGTCGCCCTGCTGGCGGCCGGGATTCACGCCTTCGGGCACACCCGCAAGCTCGACCGGCCGCGGGGGCTCTACTGCGCCGAGGGGACGTGCGGTGAGTGCCGGGTCGAGGTGGACGGCCGGCCGGGCGTCCTCGCCTGTGTCGCGCCGGTCGTCGCGGGCATGCGGGTCCGCCTGCCCCGGGGCGAGCTCGACCTGCTGGGGGAGGAGCGGCGGTGAGGGCGGACGTCGTGGTCATCGGCAGCGGTCCGGCCGGCCTGTCGGCCGCGCGGGCGGCGGCGGCCGCCGGAGTGCAGGTCGTGGTCGTGGAGGAGGCGCCGTGGGCCGGTGGGCGGCTGGCCTGCCGGGTCGACACCCTCGATTCCCCTCCGGCCCTCGCCGGCCGCCGGGCCGACCAGGCAGCCCGGGAGCTCGTGGCGGCCGCCGGGGCCGCCGGCGCGACGATCGAGACGGGCACCCTGGCGTGGGGCCTCTTTCCCGGCGCTCCCGGCACCGTCGCCGTGCGGCGGGACGGGCGGGTGGAGGCCGTCGAGGCGGGGGCCGTGGTGGTCGCCACCGGGTCGCTGCCGGCGCCGTATCCCTTCACCGGCTGGACCCTGCCCGGCGTCATGACGGCGCCGGCGGTGGAGCGGCTGATCAACCGCCACGGATTCCTCCCCGGCCGGCAGGCCGTGGTGGTTGGCGATACCTCGGAGGCCGGGCGGGTCGCCCGGCTCCTCGAGCTCTGCGGCGCCGCGGTGGAGCAGGTGCAGGACATCGAGAGCGCCGGCGGGCAGGGGCGGGTGGAGGAGGTGACGGTCGGCGGCCAGACCCGGCCCGCCGACCTCGTCGTGCTGGCGGTCGGCCGCCTGCCCCAGGTGGAGCTGCTGAACGCGGCCGGGTGCCCGATCGGCGCCGATGGCGTGCCGCAGCACGACCCCAGCACGGGCCGGACGCCGCTTGTCGGGGTCTTCGTCGCTGGCAGCGCCGGCGGTGCCGGGAACCTGGCGATGTCGATCGGGTCAGGGGCGATCGCGGGGATCTCGGCGGCGGAGCACGTGGGAGCCCTGACCCGAGCGGAGGCGGCGGCCCGCCGGTGGGATCTGATCCGGCAACTGCCGCCTCCGGCCCGGCTCTCGGCCCCGGAGCGGCCGCTTCCCGTGGACGAGTTCGCCCTGGTCTGCCGCTGCGAGGAGATCCCGCGTACCGAGGTGGAGGACGCCATCCGTGCCGGGGCCCGGACGGTCGATGACGTCAAGCGCATGACCCGGTGCGGCATGGGCTTCTGCCAGGGCAAGAACTGCACGCGCACCGTGATGAACCTGCTGGCCTTGCGCGGGGCCGCCACCCGGGGGCAGGCGGGCTCTGGCGCCGCGGCGCCCGGCGGTCCGCTGCGGCCGGACCGGCCGGGGGCGGTGGAACTCCGGCCCATGCGGCTGCGTCCCCCGGTGCGCCCCGTGCGGCTGGGCGAGCTGGCCGCCGCCGGGCGGGACGTCTCCCTGCTGGAGCGGGCCATTCATCCGGAGGGGGAGGAGCCGCACCCGTGAAGTTCGATTACGACGTCGTGGTCGTGGGCGGCGGCATCGTCGGCGGCAGCGTCGCCTTCCACCTGGCCGAAGCCGGCAGGTCCATCCTCGTCGTCGACCGGGCCTTCCCGGCCAGCGGCACCTCCGGGGCGACCCAGTCCTGGGTCTGGGTGCACACGAAGAGCCCGCCCTTCTACGGGGAGTTCAACCACCTCAGCGCGATGATGTACCCGGACTTCGAAAAGCGGCTCGGGGCGGACATCGAGTACCAGCGCACGGGCGGCATCAGCCTTCTCTTCACGCCCGGAGAGGTGGAGAAGGCCCGGGAGCTGGTGGAGCGCCAGCGGGCCGTGGGGATCGACGTGAGCCTGCTCACGCGGGAAGAGATCCTCTCGCTCGAGCCCGCCGTCAGCCCGGACGTCCTGGGTGCCACCTACAGCCCCGCGGACGGCAACGTGAACTCGCTGCGCCTGGTCTTTGCGGTGATGCGGGCCAACCAGGCCCGCGGCGTGACGTACTGGACCTACACGGCCGTGACGGGGATGGAGCTGACGGACGGCGGCGTGCAGGTGCACACGGAGCGAGGGAGCGTCACGGCCCGGCAGGTGGCGATCTGCGGCGGGCCGTGGGCGCCGGAGCTCGGCGCGATGCTCGGCATCCGCATCCCCGTCCGGCCGGTGCGGGGCCAGGTGCTGGTGACGGAGCCCCTGGCGCCCCTCATCCGCCACACGATGGTGGGGATGCGGCAGGCGGTGAACGGGGAGATGCTGATCGGCTTCTCCTACGAGGAGGTGGGGTACGACAAGGGCAATTCGCTGGCCCCCATGCTGGAGGGGGCGCGGCTGGCGCAGCGGATGGTGCCCGCCCTGGCCGCCGCCCACGTCGTTCGGTGCTTCAGCGGGCTCAGGGCCATGCCCCAGGACGGGCTGCCCATCCTCGGGCCGGTGCCGGGGAAGCCCGGGGTGTTCGTGGCGGCCCTTCACAGCGGCTTCACCCTGGCGCCCCTCGTCGGGACGCTCATGGCGGAGGTCATGTGCGGGGAGGAGCCCTCGGTGCCGATGGAGCCGTACAGTATCACGCGTTTCGGGTAGGCCTTTTCGGGTGCGGTCTGGACCCGGTGCGGCGGGGACGGGGATACCCCGCCCCGGGGCGTAACGCCATGGTGTTGCCCGAAGCCTCCGGCCTCGTCTCGTGGCCCGGCCGGGGGTTTCCTCACTTTGCGGCGCTGGCCCCGGACCGGTCGGCGTCCCACCGGTCAGGGCTCGATGCGGGTTCCCAGCACCTCGAGGAATTTCGCCGGCCACTCCGGGCGGGCCGGCCATGCCGGGGGAGGCAGGACTTTGCCGTCCTGCGCCGTAGTTCGGAATAGTGGAAACCGGCTGGATGATCCTTCCATCCGCCGCCGGTGGTCGGAGGCGCCAGGCCGGTTTCCCCATCGGAGAGGAGGTCGGGACGCATGGCGCTGTCGGACGAGCTCGCGTACCTCCCGGCGACCGAGTTGGCCGCACGCGTCCGGCGCCGGGACCTGTCGCCGGTGGAGGTGACGGACGCCTTCATCCAGCGCATCGAACGCCGGAACCCGAGTCTCAACGCGTTCGTCTACCTCGCGTTCGACGACGCCCGGCGCCGGGCGAAGGATGCCGAGCAGGCGGTGCTGCGCGGCGAGGAACTGGGCCCGCTGCACGGGGTGCCCACCGCCATGAAGGACCTGTTCGACTTCCATCCCGGCTGGCCGAGCACCCTGGGCGGGATCCGGGCCCTGAAGGGCCACGTGATCGACGCCTACTGCGCCTGGGCTGAGCGCATCGAGCGGGCCGGAGCGATCATCCTGGGCAAGACGAACAGCCCTATCATGGGCTTCCGGGGCACCACGGACAATTACCTCTTCGGCCCCACGCGCAACCCCTTCAACCTGGCCAAGAACCCCGGCGGATCGTCGGGCGGCAGCGCCGCGGCGGTCGCGGACGGGCTGGTACCGTTCGCCGAGGGGACCGACGGCGGCGGCTCGATCCGCATCCCGGCGGCCTGGTCCGGCGTGTACGGGTACAAGGCGTCGTTCGGCCGGGTGCCGGCGGTGGCGCGGCCCAACGCGTTCTCCCTCGACACACCCTTCATCTTCGAGGGCGTCCTGACCCGGACAGTGGAGGACGCCGCCCTGGTCCTGAGCGCGCTGGCCGGCTACGATCCCCGCGACCCCTTCAGCCTGGACGAGACCGTGGACTTCGCCGGCGCCGTGCGCCGGTCCATTCGGGGGATGAAGATCGCGTACAGCCCGGACCTGGATGTCTTTCCGGTCGACCGGCGGGTACGCAAGGTCGTCGACGAGGCCGTCCGGGCGTTCGAGGAGGCGGGCGCTCGGGTCGAACCGGTCCGGGTGGGCATCCGCCACCACCAGCGGGAGCTCAGCGACGTCTGGTGCCGGCTCATCATGCCGATCAACATCGGCGCGCTGGAGAGCTTCCGGCGCCAGGGGATCGACCTCCTCGGAGAGCACCGGGAGGACTTCCCGCCCGAGTACCTGGAGTGGGTCGACCGGGGTTACCGGATGACCATGCTCGAGTTCATCCGGGACCAGGAGATCCGCACCGAGGTGTACGACGCGATCCAGGGCGTGCTGAACCGGTACGACCTCCTCGTCACGCCCACCCTGGCGACCGTGGCCGTGGACAACGCCACCGACGGGAACACGGTCGGGCCGCGTGAGGTCGAAGGCGAGGCGGTGGACCCGCTCATCGGCTGGTGCCTCACCTACGTCGTGAACTTCACCGGGCATCCGGCCGCCTCGGCACCGGCCGGGCTGTCGGACGACGGCCTGCCGGTAGGGCTGCAGATCATCGGCCGGCGCTACGCCGACGCGGACGTTCTCGCCGCCAGCGCCGCCCTCGAGCGGGTGCGGCCGTGGAAGGACCTGTACCGGATCCCCGCCGCCCGGCCTGTTTGACGTACCGCTTTTCAGCCCCGCCGTCGGGAGAGGCCCGGGCAGGAGGAGGCCGCCCTGCTGGCAAATTCATCCCTGCCGCGATGACGCGCGGTACGTTCTGATGCAGGGGGGTCAAGCCATGAGCCTGATTCGTCCGGACCCGTTCGAACAGTGGTTCCGGGAGATGCGGCAGTTCTTCGAGCGGCCTTTCACCTTGGTGCCACTCCCGTTCATGCGGGAAGGTCGGGAATTCGCCCCGGCAGTGGAGGTCTACGAGCAGGGCGAGGAGATCGTGGTCCGGGCGGAGCTTCCCGGCGTCAGCAAGGACCAGGTGGAGGTCCGGGTCAACCCCGACTCCGTCGAGATCCGGGGTGAGGTCCGGCAGGAGGTCACCCGCGAGCAGGCAGGGTATTACGTGAGTGAGCGGCGCTACGGTAACTTCCACCGCGTGGTCCCGTTCCATGTCCCGGTCGACCCCGACAGCGCCACGGCCCGGTTCCACGAAGGGCTGCTGACGGTGCGCGTACGCAAGGTCAAGGACGAGGGGCGCGGGCGCCGGGTTCCCATCGAAGGCTGACGTAGGGGTCATCCTCCGGCAAAGTTCACCGGAGGCACCTGGGAGGCACCTGGCCTCTGTCTCGCGAAATGCGGCCGGCGGGTCGACGGGCCGGCCGCTTGCCCCCTCCCCGACGGCGGGAGGGGGCGCCTTTCTCGCCGCGGGGCCGGTGTCGTGGCGAAGGGGGAGGCGGTGGGGTGGGGTCCGGGTGTTCGGAGGCAAGCAGGGCTGACCTGGAAGACTCTGGACACAAGGCGCAGAAGTTGCGCGGCAAGGGGTGCGCCTGCCGCGCAACTTCTGCGTGAGCAACGCCCGGCGAGGAGTCCATGGTAGACATAACAACACACGCGGGTCGCCTTGACGCCCCCAAATGGCGTCACCTTTTCCCTCCTGACCCGTGTGATAGGGGGTGGTGGCGCAAAAGTTGAGAGTCGACGGGCCTGTTCGCCGCGCAATCGGTGCGTTTCGTGCCGCAGCGCGCACCGGCATTCTGCACTGCGGGACCCACCACCCGGGGCCGCGCGGCCAAGACCGCCCCCCCGACTCCGGCCCGCTCGGGCCGGGGCCGCGGACTGGGGCGGTGACCCGCGCGGGCGCCGCTCCGTGTACCTGCGAGGCAGGGATGCGCGGCGGTTCGGTGTATTCTTGCCATGGAGCGGCTACGAAGGAGTACCGTCGATGGCGACCATACGCGACGTCGCGAAGCGGGCGGGCGTGTCGATCGCGACCGTCTCGCGGGTCCTGAACAACGTCGGCCACCCGGTCCGCGAGAGCACGCGCCAGCGGGTGCTCGAGGCGGCCCGCGAGCTCAACTTCTCCCCGAACGACCTCGCCAAGAGCCTCCTGCGCGGACGGACGGCGACGATCGGGCTCCTGGTCCCCGACATCTCGAACACCTACTACGCCGACATCCTGAGCGGCGTGGAGGCGGTGGCGAGCGAGCGGCAGCTCGTCGTGCTCCTCGGCAACACGAACCGGGATCGGGAGCGGCAGGTCCGCTACCTGCGCGTCTTCCAGGAGAAGCGGGTGGACGGGGTCATCCTGGCCGGCGGCGACACGGAGCACGGCGTGGAGCCCGGCTCGTTGGCGGAGTCGGGGCTGAAGATCATCTGGATCGGGTACGGCGCGCCGGGGATCCCGGCCATCCACCCGGACAACGAGGGCGGGGCGATGGAAGCCACGCGCCTCCTGGTGGCGCTCGGCCACCGGGCGATCGGCTGTATCACGGGGCCGCCGGAGTCGAACAGCTCCCGGGCGCGGTTTGTCGGGTACCGCCGGGTGCTCCAGGAGGCTGGGCTGCCCCTGAGACCCGAGTGGGTCACCTCCGGCGGGTTCCGGCCGGAGGGCGGCTACGAGGCGGTGCGGCGCATTTTCCGGAGCGGCCACGGCGAACGGCCGACGGCGCTGTTCGTGGCCAACGACCAGATGGCGATCGGGGCGCTGCGGGCCTTCCAGGAGCTCGGCCTGCGGGTGCCGGAGGACGTCGCCGTGGTGAGCTTCGATGACGTGCCGATCGCCCGGTTCCTGCGCCCCGCACTGACGACCGTGGCCATCGCCGGGGCCGATCTCGGCCGGCAGGCGATGGAGATGCTGTTCGAGTTCCTCGACACCGGCAGGCCGCCGGCCTCCCGCCAGCTGACGACCCGGCTCGTGGTGCGGGAGTCGAGCGGTGGCCCTGTAGGGACCCTGCAGGCCTGACGGGGGCCGCTGGCCCCGAGCCCCAGCGGTGTTCCCCCTCTTCTTGGCCCCGGAGAAGAGGGAAACTTCGGTCCAAATGCGCAAAAAGAAACGATATGGCGAGCCAGGAGAGGAAGAATCCAGCCAATTCGCCGTCTGTGCGTTTGACACCCCCAGGCTGGCCCTCCTATCGTAAAGGAAAAGCTTTTCCGCAACCCCCAACTCATCCCGACTGGAGGGTCCGCTGTGGGTCACGCCTACGAGAGCTTCTACCTGCACGATGTCCCGGAGAAGGGTCGGAAGCGCAACATCCTGGCGCTGTCCTTCGCCGAGGTCGCAGAGCGCCTGAAGGAGCCGGGCCAGGACGTGGTCATGGTGCCGCTGGGGAGCACGGAGAAGCACGGGGCGCACATCCCCCTCGGCACGGACAGCTACATCACGATGACGGCCGTGGTCATGGCCTCCGAGATGGCGGACTGCCTCTACACGCCGCTCATGCCCTTCGGTTACTCGCCGCACCACATGGGGCGCCTCCACGAGGGAGCGGGCACGATCACCCTGCGGGCCGAGACGTACCGGCGGATCATGCACGACATCGCCCTGAGCCTCATCTTCCACGGCTTCAACAAGATCGTCTTCGTCAGCCACCACGGGTCGAACACGAAGCCGATCGACGAGCTCCTCCGCTACCTGCGCTACCGCACCGGTGGATTCTTCGCCTTCTACAAGACGCCGACGGAGCGGGAGATCAACGTCCTGAAGGACGTCCTGGAGAACCCGCCGGAGGAGACGCCGGGCTGGCACTCCAGCGAACTCGAGACCTCCTGCGTCATGGCGGTGCACCCTGGTCTGGTCGACATGAACCGGGCCGTCGCCGACCGGGCGCATGCCCCGCACTGGATGGGCCCGAACTTCTCCAAGATCGACGGCACCGGCACGGTGAACTTCCAGGGCTCCGAGAACATCTGGGTGCCGATGGAGCACCACGAATACTCGGACACCGCCGTGATCGGCAACCCGTTCCGGGCCCGGGCGGAGAAGGGCGAGGAGATCTTCAAGCGGATGGCCCGGCACCTCGCCGACTTCATCGAGGAGGTCCGGAAGTTCCCGGTCGAGGTCAGGAACCGGGACTACCCCGAGCGTGCGTGGAATCCCTGAGTCACCCCTGAGTCGAGGGAGACGAGGCCGATGCCGGCGCAGACGGATACCATCGCCGACCTCCGCCGCACCCTGGTCGAGCTTTCCCACCGGGCCTACGCCCTGGGGCTGGTCCCCGGGGTCAGCGGCAACCTGAGCGTCCGGGTGCCGGGCGAGGACCGGGTCCTCATCAAGGCGACGGGCTTCTCGCTGGGTGACATGACCCCCGCGCACACGCTCCTCGTCGACCTGGACGGGCGGGTCCTCGAGGGCACCGATCTGCGCCCCTCCAAGGAGATGTTCTTCCACCTCGCCATCTACCGCCGGCGGCCCGAGGTCGGCGCGGTGGTACACCTGCACCCCCCCTACACGACGGCGTTCGCGGCGGTGCATCAGCTCCCGCCGGCGCTGACGGGCGCCGCCCGGGCCTTCCTGGGCGGGAAGGTGGCGCTGGTTCCGCCGGCTCCCTCGGGGTCCCGGGAGCTCGCCGCCATGGTCGAGGCGGCGTTCCGGGACCCCGAGATCCGGGCGGCGGTCCTGGCCGAGCACGGCAGCATCACCGTCGGCCCCGACCTGTACTCGGCCTTCTACCTAAGTCAGTACCTGGAGGACGCGGCGCGTACCGCCCTCCTGGTGCGGATCCTTCGGGGACCCCAAGACTGACCGCCCGGGAGGGGCACGGATGCGCCCGGAGCGTGTGGTGGCCATCGTCGCCACGCTGGACACGAAGGGCGAGGAGGCGGTCTTCCTCCAGAACTGGTTCTGCCGCCGGGGCTACGACGCCCGCCTGGTGGACGTCGGCACCCTGGGCGACGCTCCGCTTGCCGCCCGGGAACCCGATGTGAGCCGGCGCCGGGTGGCGGCGGCCGCCGGCATCTCGCCCGAGGCGTTCGCGGGGATGCGCCGGGACGAGATCATGGCGGCGATGGGCCGCGGGGCCGCGGCGGTCCTCCGCCGGTGGCACGACGACGGCGTCCTCGCCGGGG
Coding sequences:
- a CDS encoding creatininase family protein — encoded protein: MGHAYESFYLHDVPEKGRKRNILALSFAEVAERLKEPGQDVVMVPLGSTEKHGAHIPLGTDSYITMTAVVMASEMADCLYTPLMPFGYSPHHMGRLHEGAGTITLRAETYRRIMHDIALSLIFHGFNKIVFVSHHGSNTKPIDELLRYLRYRTGGFFAFYKTPTEREINVLKDVLENPPEETPGWHSSELETSCVMAVHPGLVDMNRAVADRAHAPHWMGPNFSKIDGTGTVNFQGSENIWVPMEHHEYSDTAVIGNPFRARAEKGEEIFKRMARHLADFIEEVRKFPVEVRNRDYPERAWNP
- a CDS encoding class II aldolase/adducin family protein, which encodes MPAQTDTIADLRRTLVELSHRAYALGLVPGVSGNLSVRVPGEDRVLIKATGFSLGDMTPAHTLLVDLDGRVLEGTDLRPSKEMFFHLAIYRRRPEVGAVVHLHPPYTTAFAAVHQLPPALTGAARAFLGGKVALVPPAPSGSRELAAMVEAAFRDPEIRAAVLAEHGSITVGPDLYSAFYLSQYLEDAARTALLVRILRGPQD